Proteins from one Bacteroides zhangwenhongii genomic window:
- a CDS encoding putative DNA modification/repair radical SAM protein, producing MNENVLAKLKILAESAKYDVSCSSSGTVRSNKPGTLGNTVGGWGICHSFAEDGRCISLLKIMLTNYCIYDCAYCVNRRSNDLPRATFSVSELVELTMEFYRRNYIEGLFLSSGVVRNPDYTMERLVRVAKDLRQVYRFNGYIHLKSIPGASRELVNEAGLYADRLSVNVEIPKEENLKLLAPEKDHKSVFAPMKYIQQGVLESKEERQKFRHAPRFAPAGQSTQVIVGATSESDKDILFLSSALYGRPTMKRVYYSGYVSVNTYDKRLPALKQPPLVRENRLYQADWLLRFYQFKVDEIVDDSYPDLDLEIDPKLSWALRHPEQFPVDINKADYEMLLRVPGVGVKSAKLIVASRRFSRLGFYELKKIGVVMKKAQYFITCKELPLQMQTVNELSPQRVRSLLLPKPKKKVDERQLLLDFGE from the coding sequence ATGAACGAAAACGTCTTAGCTAAACTGAAGATACTTGCAGAATCTGCCAAGTACGATGTTTCCTGTTCTTCCAGTGGTACGGTGCGTTCCAATAAGCCGGGAACGCTGGGAAACACTGTGGGAGGATGGGGGATATGCCACAGTTTTGCCGAGGACGGTCGATGTATCTCGCTATTGAAAATCATGCTTACCAATTATTGCATTTACGATTGTGCCTATTGCGTCAACCGTCGTAGCAACGATCTTCCCCGCGCTACCTTTTCCGTTTCGGAATTGGTGGAGCTGACGATGGAATTCTACCGTCGTAACTATATCGAAGGGCTGTTTCTTAGCTCCGGAGTGGTCCGTAATCCGGACTATACAATGGAGAGACTTGTGCGTGTAGCCAAAGATTTGCGGCAAGTGTACCGTTTTAACGGTTATATCCATCTCAAGAGTATTCCCGGAGCCAGTCGCGAATTAGTGAATGAAGCCGGATTGTATGCCGATCGTCTTAGCGTCAACGTCGAAATTCCCAAAGAAGAAAACCTGAAACTTCTGGCGCCGGAGAAAGACCATAAAAGCGTATTTGCTCCGATGAAATACATTCAACAAGGCGTGTTGGAGAGCAAAGAAGAACGGCAAAAGTTTCGCCACGCACCTCGTTTCGCACCTGCGGGACAAAGTACCCAGGTGATTGTGGGAGCTACCTCCGAATCGGATAAAGATATTCTTTTCCTTTCGTCGGCACTTTACGGGCGCCCCACCATGAAACGTGTCTATTACTCGGGCTACGTTTCCGTGAATACGTATGATAAGCGTCTTCCGGCATTGAAACAGCCGCCTCTGGTACGTGAAAACCGGCTCTATCAGGCTGACTGGTTATTGCGCTTTTATCAATTCAAGGTAGATGAAATTGTGGATGATTCTTATCCGGATCTCGATCTCGAAATAGACCCGAAACTTTCGTGGGCTTTGCGCCATCCCGAACAGTTTCCTGTCGACATCAATAAGGCAGACTACGAAATGTTGCTCCGTGTGCCGGGAGTAGGGGTGAAGTCGGCGAAACTGATTGTTGCTTCCCGTCGTTTTTCGCGGCTGGGATTTTATGAACTGAAGAAGATAGGAGTGGTGATGAAGAAAGCGCAATATTTCATCACTTGCAAAGAACTACCTCTCCAGATGCAGACAGTGAACGAACTTTCTCCGCAACGGGTGCGCAGCTTATTGTTGCCGAAACCGAAAAAGAAAGTGGATGAACGTCAGCTGTTGCTTGATTTTGGCGAATAG
- a CDS encoding helix-turn-helix domain-containing protein, which produces MEKMKFYTEEEIIDKHIGKKGTLARNKFEEDLQSFLIGEAIKKARQSKNLTQEELGNLIGVQRAQISRIESGKNLTLSTLAKVFKAMGISAKLEIDNLGKVALW; this is translated from the coding sequence ATGGAAAAGATGAAGTTTTATACAGAAGAAGAAATTATAGATAAACATATAGGAAAGAAAGGAACTCTTGCACGTAATAAATTTGAAGAGGACTTACAATCTTTCCTTATTGGAGAAGCCATAAAAAAAGCCAGACAATCCAAAAATCTCACTCAAGAAGAACTAGGAAATCTGATAGGCGTACAAAGAGCCCAAATCTCCCGCATAGAAAGCGGGAAAAACTTAACTCTTTCCACGCTAGCTAAAGTCTTTAAAGCGATGGGTATAAGTGCCAAATTAGAAATAGACAATTTAGGGAAAGTTGCCTTATGGTGA
- a CDS encoding ion transporter yields the protein MKLKERIHRFLHDEKLKRKLYVIIFESDTPAGKLFDVILIACILVSVLLVIIESLKGLPTYLTTPFVIMEFLFTGFFTFEYLTRIYCSPRPRKYIFSFFGIVDLLATLPLYIGLLFPGARYLLIIRAFRLIRVFRVFKLFNFLNEGERLLTALRESSKKIAVFFLFVVILVTSIGTLMYMIEGTQPNSQFNNIPNSIYWAIVTMTTVGYGDITPATGLGKFLSACVMLIGYTIIAVPTGIVSASMMKEYKRRRDKECPNCHRSGHEDNAEFCKYCGHSLDPSETKAEEK from the coding sequence ATGAAACTGAAAGAAAGAATCCATCGTTTTTTGCATGACGAGAAACTGAAACGAAAGTTATACGTCATCATCTTCGAATCGGACACCCCTGCCGGGAAATTGTTCGACGTGATTCTTATCGCCTGTATTCTGGTCAGCGTATTGCTCGTCATCATCGAAAGTCTGAAAGGACTTCCCACCTATCTGACGACTCCGTTCGTCATTATGGAATTCCTTTTCACCGGCTTCTTTACTTTCGAATACCTGACGAGGATCTACTGTTCACCCCGTCCCCGGAAATACATATTCAGCTTTTTCGGTATCGTAGACTTACTGGCCACGTTGCCTCTTTACATCGGCCTGCTCTTCCCGGGTGCCCGTTATCTACTCATCATCCGTGCCTTCCGCCTGATACGTGTGTTCCGCGTCTTCAAGCTTTTCAACTTTCTGAATGAGGGGGAACGGCTGCTCACTGCCTTGCGTGAAAGTAGTAAGAAGATTGCAGTGTTCTTCTTGTTTGTCGTCATTCTGGTGACTTCCATCGGAACGCTAATGTATATGATTGAAGGAACGCAACCCAACTCCCAGTTCAACAATATCCCGAACAGCATCTATTGGGCTATCGTCACCATGACTACCGTAGGTTATGGAGATATTACTCCCGCCACCGGCCTCGGAAAATTCCTTTCCGCCTGTGTCATGCTGATCGGTTACACGATTATTGCCGTACCCACAGGTATCGTATCTGCCTCCATGATGAAAGAGTATAAACGCAGGAGAGACAAAGAATGTCCCAACTGCCATCGCTCCGGACACGAAGATAATGCAGAGTTTTGCAAATATTGCGGCCACAGCCTGGACCCATCCGAAACCAAAGCGGAAGAGAAATAA
- a CDS encoding TIGR03915 family putative DNA repair protein, whose translation MNVYIYDKTFDGLLTAVFDAYFRKTFPDALLSEGDALPLFCDELHTVVTDEEKAGRVWRGLQKKVSSSALGCLTQSWLSELPEIGILIFRYIRKAIDAPRSIETNFGDPDVLQLAQIWKKVDGERVHLMQFVRFQKAADGTFFAAFEPQYNALPLTVHHFKDRFADQKWIIYDMKRRYGFYYDLQEVTTISFDDDSRESHLITGMLDESLMDKDEKLFQQLWKTYFKAICIKERMNPRKHRQDMPVRYWKYLTEKQK comes from the coding sequence ATGAATGTTTATATTTACGATAAAACCTTTGATGGGCTGCTGACGGCTGTGTTCGACGCCTATTTCCGCAAGACTTTTCCTGATGCTTTGCTGTCGGAAGGAGATGCTTTGCCTTTATTTTGTGATGAGCTGCATACGGTAGTGACCGATGAAGAAAAGGCCGGGCGTGTGTGGCGGGGATTGCAGAAGAAAGTTTCCTCTTCCGCTTTGGGTTGCCTCACGCAAAGTTGGCTGTCGGAACTTCCGGAAATAGGAATACTTATTTTTCGATATATCCGTAAAGCAATCGATGCACCCCGCTCTATTGAAACCAATTTTGGTGATCCGGACGTTTTGCAATTAGCGCAAATATGGAAGAAGGTGGATGGCGAACGTGTGCACCTGATGCAGTTTGTCCGTTTCCAGAAAGCTGCCGACGGTACATTCTTTGCCGCTTTCGAACCGCAGTATAATGCGCTCCCGCTGACCGTTCACCATTTCAAAGACCGTTTTGCCGATCAGAAGTGGATTATTTACGACATGAAACGCCGTTACGGATTTTATTATGATTTGCAGGAGGTGACAACTATCTCGTTTGATGATGACAGCCGTGAATCCCATTTGATTACGGGGATGCTGGATGAAAGCCTGATGGACAAGGATGAGAAGCTTTTCCAACAACTTTGGAAGACATATTTCAAGGCCATTTGTATCAAAGAACGCATGAATCCGAGAAAGCACAGGCAGGATATGCCTGTACGTTATTGGAAGTATTTGACGGAGAAGCAAAAGTGA
- a CDS encoding MgtC/SapB family protein, with the protein MMLNMDFVIRLLVAGILGTIIGLDREYHAKEAGYRTHFLVSLGSALIMIVSQYGFQEIIKESSVTLDPSRVAAQVVSGIGFIGAGTIIFQKQIVRGLTTAAGIWATAGIGLAVGAGMYTIGIAATVLTLVGLELLSYLFKSIGMKSSMVSFSTPNKDILKQIADRFNSKDYLIVSYEMETQHTGETEYYQVTMVIKSKRNNDEGHLLSLIQEFPDVTVQRIE; encoded by the coding sequence ATGATGTTGAATATGGATTTTGTAATCCGTTTATTGGTCGCCGGAATACTGGGAACCATCATTGGACTGGATCGTGAATACCATGCCAAAGAAGCCGGATACCGCACTCATTTTCTCGTGTCGCTAGGTAGTGCTTTGATTATGATTGTTTCCCAATACGGATTTCAAGAAATTATAAAAGAAAGTAGTGTCACACTCGATCCCAGTCGGGTGGCGGCACAGGTTGTCAGCGGTATCGGATTTATCGGTGCAGGAACCATCATCTTTCAAAAACAGATTGTACGCGGACTGACTACCGCCGCAGGAATCTGGGCAACAGCAGGTATCGGCTTGGCGGTAGGTGCAGGAATGTACACCATCGGCATTGCCGCCACGGTGTTAACCCTCGTCGGACTGGAACTACTTAGCTATCTATTTAAAAGCATCGGAATGAAAAGCTCGATGGTTTCTTTCTCAACTCCCAACAAAGACATACTGAAACAGATAGCGGACAGATTCAACTCTAAAGACTACCTGATAGTCTCTTACGAGATGGAAACGCAACACACGGGTGAAACAGAATATTATCAGGTTACGATGGTTATCAAGTCGAAGCGAAATAATGATGAAGGGCATCTGCTTTCGCTGATACAGGAGTTTCCGGATGTAACGGTGCAAAGGATTGAATAA
- a CDS encoding type II toxin-antitoxin system RelE/ParE family toxin yields MEAKAKFKIVYSEEADNFLNQLPPKVKDKIIYNIAKSKFVIDPELFKKLDNTDIWEFRTLYNKNQYRLLAFWDKVDGVDTLVIATHGFIKKTQKTPSKEITKAEEIRKIYFNSKK; encoded by the coding sequence ATGGAGGCAAAAGCGAAATTTAAAATAGTATATTCAGAAGAAGCGGACAATTTTCTTAACCAATTGCCCCCAAAAGTAAAAGACAAAATTATCTACAACATAGCAAAGTCTAAATTTGTTATAGACCCGGAACTCTTTAAAAAATTAGACAATACAGATATATGGGAGTTCAGGACACTCTATAACAAAAACCAATATAGACTATTAGCTTTTTGGGATAAAGTGGATGGAGTAGATACTTTAGTCATTGCTACCCATGGATTTATAAAGAAAACCCAGAAGACTCCTTCCAAAGAAATAACAAAAGCGGAAGAGATAAGAAAAATATATTTTAATTCTAAAAAATAA
- a CDS encoding ribosomal maturation YjgA family protein — MKKRIFYIISFLVIFCIEVLIALYVRDRFIRPYVGDMLVVVLVYSFVRIFLPTGIPRMPFYVFLFACFVEVLQYFQLVETLGITNRVARIVLGSTFDWGDIACYAVGCVFIVLFEHFVRRRS; from the coding sequence ATGAAGAAAAGAATTTTTTATATAATCAGCTTTCTGGTGATCTTCTGTATTGAGGTGTTGATAGCTTTGTATGTGCGCGACCGTTTCATACGTCCCTATGTCGGAGATATGCTGGTTGTGGTGCTGGTATATAGCTTTGTACGTATCTTTCTACCGACGGGGATTCCGCGGATGCCGTTTTATGTCTTTCTTTTTGCCTGTTTCGTAGAAGTGTTGCAATACTTCCAGCTGGTGGAAACATTGGGCATTACGAACCGCGTAGCCCGAATTGTGCTGGGTTCTACGTTCGATTGGGGAGATATTGCCTGCTATGCTGTGGGATGCGTTTTCATTGTCTTATTCGAGCATTTCGTCCGGCGTAGATCGTAG